Proteins encoded in a region of the Massilia sp. UMI-21 genome:
- a CDS encoding porin, protein MKMSIVACAVLGASAACASAENAAVPDGSTGTAEVVKEARETGAKGGSAQDGAGVGHIGDAPAIFTLETAHEAEQRRSGAAQSLTVGRQYNLDARALNEVGDPFHGGLAGSGSGAADVRRSGDSVVYAGGFDGFTAGSSWGKGDIDGSPSGRAWGMTVGFKAGPINIRAAHQNRNVAKVTRINPVDISMAAKNSIIAANMRFGWGTAYAAYSANRGWGSSPLFNPDNPYGAGIASVPSTDSRDVLAGVAVPLGHATTLLASYIRKNDRDPANRDARQVAIGATYAVSRKLDFYAAYSHIRQQSGARNPGAGYGGGGAINLGMRRAF, encoded by the coding sequence ATGAAGATGTCAATCGTCGCATGTGCCGTGCTCGGAGCGAGCGCGGCTTGCGCCTCGGCCGAGAACGCGGCTGTTCCCGACGGGAGCACAGGCACCGCCGAGGTAGTCAAGGAAGCCAGGGAAACCGGAGCCAAGGGCGGGTCCGCGCAGGACGGCGCCGGCGTCGGGCATATCGGCGACGCGCCGGCGATTTTCACGCTGGAAACCGCGCACGAAGCGGAGCAGCGCCGCAGCGGCGCAGCGCAGTCGCTCACCGTCGGACGCCAGTACAACCTCGACGCGCGCGCGCTGAACGAGGTCGGCGATCCGTTCCACGGCGGCCTGGCCGGCAGCGGCAGCGGCGCTGCCGACGTCCGCCGCAGCGGCGACAGCGTGGTCTATGCCGGCGGCTTCGACGGCTTTACCGCCGGATCGTCCTGGGGCAAGGGCGACATCGACGGTTCGCCCTCGGGCCGCGCCTGGGGCATGACGGTCGGGTTCAAGGCCGGCCCGATCAACATCCGCGCCGCGCACCAGAACCGCAACGTGGCCAAGGTTACCCGTATCAATCCGGTCGATATCAGCATGGCGGCGAAGAATTCCATCATCGCCGCCAACATGCGCTTTGGCTGGGGCACCGCCTATGCGGCCTACAGCGCCAACCGCGGCTGGGGCAGTTCGCCGCTGTTCAATCCGGACAATCCGTACGGCGCCGGCATCGCCAGCGTCCCGTCCACCGACAGCCGCGACGTGCTGGCCGGGGTGGCGGTGCCGCTCGGCCATGCGACCACGCTGCTGGCTTCCTATATCCGCAAGAACGACCGCGACCCGGCCAACCGCGACGCGCGCCAGGTCGCGATCGGCGCCACCTATGCGGTCTCGCGCAAGCTCGATTTCTATGCCGCCTACTCGCACATCAGGCAGCAGAGCGGCGCCCGGAACCCCGGCGCCGGCTATGGCGGCGGCGGCGCGATCAACCTGGGCATGCGCCGCGCCTTCTGA
- a CDS encoding sulfate ABC transporter substrate-binding protein — MLRKTVLRLLAALGLLAPLLAPLLNQSAAAVDVTLLNVSYDPTRELYQDVDAAFARHWKARTGDKVKIRQSHGGSGKQARAVIDGLPADVVTLALAYDLDAISERGLIAPGWQARLPYRSSPYTSTIVFLVRKGNPKQIRDWADLVRPGVAVITPNPKTSGGARWNHLAAYGYALRRPGGSPAAAKEYLSKLYKNVPVLDSGARGATTTFVERGIGDVLLAWENEALLAMRELGPDKFEIVPPSISILAEPPVAVVDKNVDRRGTRQVAQAYLAFLYTDEGQEIIAKNHYRPAVERYARKYASRFPHMTLFPITELGGWTQAQRAHFADGGLFDQIYQPGKSR, encoded by the coding sequence ATGCTTCGCAAAACCGTCCTTCGCTTGCTCGCTGCGCTCGGCCTCCTGGCCCCGCTGCTGGCGCCATTGCTGAACCAGTCCGCTGCGGCAGTGGATGTCACGCTCCTCAACGTATCCTACGATCCGACGCGTGAGCTCTACCAGGACGTCGATGCCGCCTTTGCCCGTCACTGGAAGGCGCGAACCGGCGACAAGGTAAAAATCAGGCAATCGCACGGCGGCTCGGGCAAGCAGGCCCGCGCCGTCATCGACGGCCTTCCGGCCGACGTCGTCACGCTGGCCCTGGCCTATGACCTCGATGCTATCAGCGAGCGAGGTTTGATCGCGCCCGGCTGGCAAGCTCGCCTGCCCTATCGTAGCTCGCCGTATACCTCGACCATCGTCTTCCTGGTGCGCAAGGGTAATCCGAAACAGATCCGCGACTGGGCCGACCTGGTCAGGCCGGGCGTGGCCGTGATCACGCCGAATCCAAAGACCTCGGGCGGCGCGCGCTGGAACCACCTGGCCGCCTACGGCTACGCGCTGCGCCGGCCGGGCGGCTCGCCGGCCGCGGCGAAGGAATACCTGAGCAAGCTCTACAAGAACGTCCCGGTACTCGATTCGGGTGCGCGCGGCGCCACCACGACCTTCGTCGAACGCGGCATCGGCGACGTGCTGCTGGCCTGGGAAAACGAAGCCCTGCTTGCCATGCGCGAACTCGGTCCGGACAAATTCGAGATCGTCCCTCCCTCGATCAGCATCCTTGCCGAGCCGCCGGTCGCCGTGGTCGACAAGAACGTCGACCGGCGCGGCACCCGCCAGGTGGCCCAGGCCTACCTCGCCTTCCTGTACACCGACGAGGGGCAGGAAATCATCGCCAAGAACCATTACCGTCCCGCCGTCGAGCGCTACGCCAGAAAATACGCGTCGCGCTTTCCGCACATGACGCTGTTCCCGATCACCGAACTGGGTGGCTGGACGCAGGCGCAGCGCGCCCATTTCGCGGATGGCGGACTGTTCGACCAGATCTACCAGCCGGGGAAGTCGCGCTAA
- a CDS encoding phosphatase PAP2 family protein, with protein MPTHILPRLRRFAAARFSAEGEYGLYLTAGVAMLLLATAVFARMAGAVVAGAPITQLDLEVANWLHAHARANDALREVLLVLTHVHSTPGILMLALLAGAWLYRRGQRGWTIALVASVPGGQILNVLLKHTFERARPHFAEPLLELGTYSFPSGHAMGATVLYGFLACHAARHARGWTGRVLPFVLALAMVATVAFSRMYLGVHYLSDVLAAVAEGCGWLAICITGAATLERRRRARRRAGPQDI; from the coding sequence ATGCCCACCCACATCCTTCCTCGACTCCGCCGCTTCGCCGCCGCCCGCTTCTCCGCCGAAGGCGAGTATGGCCTGTACCTGACGGCCGGCGTGGCGATGCTCCTGCTTGCCACCGCCGTGTTTGCCCGCATGGCGGGCGCCGTCGTCGCCGGCGCCCCGATCACCCAGCTCGACCTCGAGGTGGCCAACTGGCTGCATGCGCACGCGCGCGCCAACGACGCGCTGCGCGAGGTCCTGCTGGTGCTGACCCACGTGCACAGCACGCCGGGCATCCTGATGCTGGCGCTGCTCGCCGGCGCCTGGCTGTACCGCAGGGGCCAGCGCGGCTGGACCATCGCGCTGGTCGCCAGCGTGCCGGGCGGGCAGATCCTCAACGTGCTGCTGAAGCACACGTTCGAGCGCGCGCGTCCCCATTTTGCCGAGCCGCTGCTGGAGCTGGGCACCTACAGCTTCCCCAGCGGTCACGCGATGGGGGCCACGGTGCTGTATGGCTTCCTGGCCTGCCATGCGGCGCGCCATGCGCGCGGCTGGACGGGCAGGGTGCTGCCTTTCGTGCTGGCGCTGGCCATGGTGGCGACGGTCGCTTTCTCCAGGATGTATCTTGGAGTCCATTATTTGTCGGACGTGCTGGCCGCCGTCGCCGAGGGTTGCGGCTGGCTGGCGATCTGCATCACCGGCGCCGCCACGCTCGAGCGGCGCAGGCGCGCGCGCCGGCGTGCCGGGCCGCAGGACATTTGA
- a CDS encoding metallophosphoesterase: protein MRTLVHLSDLHFGRVDQALLAPLRAMIEHIAPDVLVVSGDLTQRAKSEQFEQARAWLDTLPGPQIIVPGNHDISLYNVFRRFVKPLARYKRYITDDLDPVYIDEEIAVVGVNTARSFTIKDGKVSGDQLASVRRQLAAVPAEVTRIVVAHHPFDLPGHFEERDLVNRAPRAMAAFAECGIDILMGGHMHASHAGNTAARYQMSEYAALVVQAGTATSTRGRGEVNSFNVLRVEPQQVEIDRYGWDVVHGHFELVDTDKFLRTGNVWTPHHDGLLAAGL, encoded by the coding sequence ATGCGAACACTCGTACACCTGTCGGACCTGCATTTCGGGCGCGTCGACCAGGCGCTGCTGGCGCCGCTGCGCGCAATGATCGAACACATTGCCCCGGACGTGCTGGTGGTCTCGGGCGACCTCACCCAGCGCGCCAAAAGCGAGCAGTTCGAACAGGCGCGCGCCTGGCTCGACACCTTGCCGGGCCCCCAGATCATCGTGCCCGGCAACCACGACATTTCGCTATACAACGTGTTCCGGCGCTTCGTGAAGCCTTTGGCGCGCTACAAGCGCTACATCACGGACGACCTCGACCCGGTCTACATCGACGAGGAAATCGCCGTGGTCGGCGTCAACACGGCGCGTTCGTTCACGATCAAGGACGGCAAGGTCAGCGGCGACCAGCTCGCGAGCGTGCGCCGGCAGCTGGCCGCGGTGCCGGCCGAGGTCACGCGCATCGTGGTCGCCCACCATCCCTTCGACCTGCCCGGGCATTTCGAGGAGCGCGACCTGGTGAACCGGGCGCCGCGTGCAATGGCCGCGTTTGCGGAATGCGGGATCGACATCCTGATGGGCGGCCACATGCACGCCAGCCATGCGGGCAACACCGCGGCGCGTTACCAGATGAGCGAATACGCGGCGCTGGTGGTGCAGGCGGGGACGGCGACCTCCACGCGCGGGCGGGGCGAAGTCAATTCGTTCAACGTGCTGCGGGTGGAACCGCAGCAGGTCGAAATCGACCGCTACGGCTGGGATGTGGTGCACGGGCACTTCGAGCTGGTCGATACCGACAAGTTCCTGCGCACCGGGAACGTGTGGACGCCGCATCACGACGGCCTGCTGGCGGCCGGGCTGTAG
- a CDS encoding SDR family oxidoreductase — MAIRLRKLHDQVMVITGATSGIGLTTARMAAARGARLVLASRSKDALHELADELRSKGAMVETVAADVGEITDVENIGEQAMARFGRIDTWVNNAGVSVFGRLEEVKPEDHHRLFQTNFWGIVNGSLEAVRRMKHRGGGAIINLGSEVSERAIPLQGMYAASKHAVKGFTDALRMELEDEGAPLSVTLVKPAAIDTMYTVHARNYLDQEPALPAPIYAPEVVAEAILHCAEHPKRDVYAGGASKMIAAGAKMMPGLMDRFMNATMFKQQRSDRPAAPNRRDALYKPDPSTELRQRQGMPQTVHERSLYTRTSLRSSPLMTALVGGGALLAAFSVSRRLSR, encoded by the coding sequence ATGGCAATCAGACTCCGGAAACTCCACGACCAGGTCATGGTCATCACCGGCGCCACCAGCGGCATCGGCCTGACCACCGCCCGCATGGCCGCCGCGCGCGGCGCACGGCTGGTACTGGCTTCGCGCAGCAAGGACGCCCTGCACGAACTGGCGGACGAGCTGCGCAGCAAGGGAGCAATGGTCGAGACCGTGGCCGCCGATGTCGGCGAGATCACGGACGTCGAGAACATCGGCGAACAGGCGATGGCGCGCTTCGGCCGCATCGACACCTGGGTCAACAATGCCGGCGTTTCGGTATTCGGCCGCCTGGAAGAGGTGAAGCCGGAAGACCACCACCGCCTGTTCCAGACCAATTTCTGGGGTATCGTCAACGGTTCGCTGGAAGCGGTGCGGCGCATGAAGCATCGCGGCGGCGGCGCCATCATCAATCTCGGCAGCGAGGTGTCGGAACGCGCGATTCCGTTGCAGGGCATGTATGCGGCCTCGAAGCATGCGGTAAAAGGCTTTACCGATGCCTTGCGCATGGAGCTGGAGGACGAAGGGGCGCCGCTGTCGGTCACGCTGGTCAAGCCGGCCGCGATCGACACGATGTACACGGTACACGCCCGCAACTACCTGGACCAGGAACCGGCCCTGCCTGCGCCGATCTACGCCCCGGAAGTCGTCGCCGAGGCGATCCTGCATTGCGCCGAGCATCCGAAGCGCGACGTCTACGCCGGCGGCGCCTCGAAGATGATCGCCGCGGGGGCGAAGATGATGCCGGGCCTGATGGACCGCTTCATGAACGCCACCATGTTCAAGCAACAACGATCGGACCGGCCGGCCGCGCCGAACCGTCGCGATGCGCTCTACAAGCCCGATCCGTCGACCGAGCTGCGCCAGCGCCAGGGCATGCCGCAAACCGTGCATGAGCGCAGCCTGTACACCAGGACCAGCCTGCGCTCCTCGCCGCTCATGACCGCCCTGGTGGGCGGCGGCGCGCTGCTAGCGGCCTTCAGCGTTTCGCGGCGGCTGAGTCGATAG